The following are from one region of the Bradyrhizobium sediminis genome:
- a CDS encoding limonene-1,2-epoxide hydrolase family protein: MLRLARDLSIRDISRGITMRTNEQTVRDFIAAWSRLDVDEIVAFFAPDGTYHNMMNKPVSGHDNLRRFIGGFIKDWTETNWDVLNIVSRGDIVMAERLDRTRLGAKSVDLPCCGVFELADGKIRIWRDYFDLATYARAIVEPK, from the coding sequence TTGCTGCGGCTTGCCCGCGACCTTTCCATTCGCGACATTTCAAGGGGAATAACCATGAGAACCAACGAACAGACCGTACGGGATTTCATCGCCGCATGGTCGCGACTGGACGTTGACGAGATCGTCGCATTCTTCGCCCCCGACGGCACCTATCACAACATGATGAACAAGCCGGTCAGCGGTCACGACAACCTGCGCAGGTTCATCGGCGGGTTCATCAAGGATTGGACAGAGACGAATTGGGATGTCCTGAACATCGTCTCACGAGGCGACATCGTCATGGCCGAGCGTCTCGACAGAACCCGCCTAGGGGCCAAGAGTGTCGATCTGCCCTGCTGCGGCGTGTTCGAATTGGCCGACGGCAAGATCAGGATCTGGCGCGACTACTTCGATCTCGCAACCTACGCTCGTGCGATCGTCGAGCCGAAATAG
- a CDS encoding c-type cytochrome yields MNKICLALLLTVAWSQAGHALDREQRHGKALLESMCARCHAVGSTGQSPLAEAPPFRTFGDKLYDTDFVQRLQDGLITIHPGMPTFRFDRPDAEAAVNYLKAIQQRKKPK; encoded by the coding sequence ATGAACAAAATTTGTCTCGCGCTGTTGCTGACGGTGGCCTGGAGCCAGGCCGGCCACGCCCTCGACCGCGAGCAGCGACACGGCAAGGCTCTACTCGAATCCATGTGCGCCCGCTGTCACGCTGTCGGCTCAACTGGCCAAAGCCCCCTCGCCGAGGCGCCGCCGTTCCGCACCTTCGGGGATAAACTGTACGACACCGACTTCGTGCAACGACTGCAGGACGGCCTGATCACCATTCACCCGGGCATGCCGACGTTCCGGTTTGACCGGCCTGACGCCGAGGCGGCGGTCAACTACCTCAAAGCCATCCAGCAACGCAAAAAGCCAAAATAG